The Pygocentrus nattereri isolate fPygNat1 chromosome 1, fPygNat1.pri, whole genome shotgun sequence genome window below encodes:
- the LOC108441210 gene encoding NLR family CARD domain-containing protein 3-like → MIVMLRESKRHKEDHENQNAPHNALLLPSHRSDATSNETEPEPQKDLKLNLKKKLKFLNEVINQGNPTLLREIYTDLHITEGAEVSNEHEFRQIEAASRRTAREETPIKCTDIYKPLPEQDKPIRTVLTKGVAGIGKTVSVQKFILDWAEDKANQDVQFIFPLPFRELNLMNDQKLSLMDLLHKYFKETQDLRIPTWHKALFIFDGFDECRLDLDFQSRVNLCDVTESASVEVLLTNLIKGNLLPSALIWLTSRPAAADQIPSEFVDRMTEIRGFTDPQKEEYFRKRIHDQSLSNRIISHLKASRSLFIMCHIPVFCWISGTVLERMLGEAESGEIPKTLTQMYTLFLIIQTKRKKEKFPKNQKTDEDMLLWGQLGQLAFQQLMKGNLIFYKKDLKECGIDVEEASVYSGVCTQIFREESGLLQSKVYCFVHLSVQEHLAALYVHLTYMNQKRNVLKKSSKVGIPMRKEMTISDVHKSAVDQALQSKNGHLDLFLRFLLGLSLESIQNLLQDLVSQKGSVSHNNKETVQYIKRKIRENSSTEKSINLFHCLNELDDHSLVEDIQQYLQSGDLQSNKFSATQWSAVVFVLLTSSQAVDVFDLSKYTKSHHRSDEVLLKLMPVVAASRKAQLYSCNLKKKSCTTLASVIISESSSLREVDLSENDLGDSGVKLLSVGLENPLCKLQILKLQCCNITGAGCAALASALKSNPSHLKELVLSANNLGDSGVKMLSAGLENPLCKLETLKLQYCKITTIGCAALTSALKSNLSHLRELDLSRNKLRDSGVRLLSAVLENHLCKMETLSLQECNISDEGCAALASALKSNSSHLRKLDLTWNELGDAGLKLLSAVNAHTDYECEILL, encoded by the exons ATGATAGTGATGCTGAGAGAGTCCAAAAGA caTAAAGAAGATCATGAAAATCAAAATGCTCCTCATAATGCTTTACTTTTGCCATCTCACCGATCTGATGCTACATCTAATGAAACTGAACCTGAACCTCAGAAGGACTTGAAattaaatttgaaaaagaagcttaagtttttaaatgaagtgATAAACCAGGGAAACCCAACACTTCTCAGGGAAATCTACACAGATCTCCACATCACAGAGGGAGCAGAGGTCAGTAATGAACATGAATTCAGACAGATAGAGGCAGCATCCAGGAGAACAGCAAGAGAGGAGACACCAATCAAATGCACAGACATATATAAGCCCTTACCAGAACAAGACAAACCCATCAGAACTGTGCTGACAAAGGGAGTTGCTGGCATTGGAAAAACAGTCTCTGTGCAGAAGTTCATTCTGGACTGGGCTGAAGACAAAGCAAACCAGGATGTCCAGTTCATATTTCCACTTCCTTTCAGAGAACTGAATTTGATGAATGATCAAAAACTCAGTCTCATGGATCTTCTTCATAAGTACTTTAAGGAAACACAAGACCTAAGAATACCCACCTGGCACAAAGCTCTGTTCATTTTTGATGGTTTCGATGAGTGTCGTTTAGATCTAGATTTTCAGAGCAGAGTGAACTTGTGTGATGTGACTGAATCGGCATCAGTGGAGGTGCTGCTGACAAACCTGATCAAGGGGAATTTGCTTCCCTCTGCTCTCATCTGGTTAACTTCCCGACCTGCAGCAGCTGATCAAATCCCCTCTGAATTTGTGGATCGAATGACAGAAATACGAGGGTTTACTGACCCACAGAAGGAGGAGTACTTCAGGAAGAGAATCCATGATCAGAGCCTGTCAAACAGAATCATCTCACACCTTAAGGCATCAAGAAGCCTCTTCATAATGTGTCACATACCTGTGTTCTGCTGGATTTCAGGCACTGTTCTAGAGAGAATGTTGGGTGAAGCAGAGAGTGGAGAGATCCCCAAAACTTTGACTCAAATGTACACTCTCTTCCTCATCAttcagacaaaaagaaaaaaagaaaagttccCAAAGAACCAGAAGACAGATGAAGACATGCTTCTCTGGGGGCAACTGGGGCAACTGGCTTTTCAGCAGCTGATGAAAGGAAACCTGATCTTCTACAAGAAAGATCTGAAAGAGTGTGGCATCGATGTTGAAGAAGCATCAGTTTACTCAGGTGTGTGTACACAGATCTTCAGAGAGGAATCTGGACTGCTCCAGAGTAAAGTGTACTGCTTTGTTCATCTGAGTGTTCAGGAACATCTTGCAGCTCTATATGTGCACTTGACATATATGAACCAGAAGAGAAATGTGCTTAAAAAGTCTTCTAAAGTGGGGATTCCAATGAGAAAAGAAATGACAATCTCAGATGTACACAAGAGTGCTGTGGATCAGGCCTTACAGAGTAAGAATGGACATCTGGATCTTTTCCTTCGTTTTCTTCTGGGTCTCTCACTGGAATCCATTCAGAATCTCTTACAAGATTTAGTGTCACAGAAAGGAAGTGTTTCCCACAACAACAAGGAAACAGTTCAATACATCAAGAGGAAGATCAGAGAGAATTCATCTACAGAGAAATCCATCAATCTGTTCCACTGTCTCAATGAACTGGATGATCATTCTCTAGTTGAGGACATTCAACAATACCTGCAATCTGGAGATCTACAAAGCAACAAATTTTCTGCTACACAGTGGTCAGCTGTGGTCTTTGTGTTACTGACATCATCACAAGCAGTGGATGTTTTTGACCTGAGTAAATACACTAAATCCCACCACAGATCAGACGAAGTTCTTCTAAAGCTAATGCCTGTGGTTGCAGCCTCCAGAAAAGCTCA GCTTTATAGTTGtaatctgaaaaagaaaagctgtACAACTCTTGCTTCAGTGATCATCTCAGAATCGTCCAGTCTGAGAGAGGTGGATCTGTCTGAGAATGACCTAGGAGATTCAGGAGTGAAACTGCTCTCTGTTGGACTGGAGAATCCTCTCTGTAAACTGCAGATACTGAA GTTGCAGTGTTGTAATATCACAGGTGCAGGCTGTGCTGCTCTagcttcagctctgaaatcaaacCCCTCACACCTCAAAGAGCTGGTTCTGTCTGCAAATAATCTAGGAGACTCAGGAGTGAAAATGCTATCTGCTGGACTGGAGAACCCTCTCTGTAAACTGGAGACCCTGAA GTTACAGTATTGTAAGATCACTACTATAGGCTGTGCTGCTCTGACGTCAGCTCTGAAGTCAAACCTCTCACACCTGAGAGAGCTGGATCTGTCTAGGAATAAACTAAGGGATTCAGGAGTAAGGCTGCTTTCTGCTGTACTAGAGAATCATCTTTGTAAAATGGAGACACTGAG CTTACAGGAGTGTAATATCTCAGATGAAGGCTGTGCTGCTctggcttcagctctgaaatcaaacTCCTCTCACTTGAGAAAGCTGGATCTGACATGGAATGAATTAGGAGATGCAGGATTGAAGCTACTCTCTGCTGTCAATGCTCATACAGATTATGAATGTGAAATTCTGCTGTAA